One window from the genome of Candidatus Roizmanbacteria bacterium CG_4_9_14_0_2_um_filter_38_17 encodes:
- a CDS encoding DNA (cytosine-5-)-methyltransferase: MAKKYKVIDLFAGAGGMTQGFHMAGFDSTLAIDFDKDSCLTYKKNFPNTEIICKDITKVDNEKILSIVGKDVDIIIGGPPCQGFSALGKQLKNDPRNRLWKEYLRIVRLLSPKVWIMENVPELLSSQEFEEVRKATSELGYHIETKILNAANYGVPQRRQRAIVIAAKKTGLKHPSPTHTDSKGQTLFTDTQKPWVTVKEAFAGLPGKPDGKNWHTERKPTELSQKRYKAVPSGGNRFDLPDELLPDCWRNKPTGSTDVFGRLWWDKPSLTVRTEFYKPEKGRYLHPTEDRPITLREGARLQTFPDNFEFVGSQTSVGRQIGNAVPCNLAYNIALTVKEFLEANY, encoded by the coding sequence ATGGCAAAAAAATATAAAGTTATCGATTTATTTGCAGGAGCTGGCGGAATGACGCAGGGCTTCCATATGGCTGGTTTTGACTCTACCCTAGCAATTGACTTCGATAAAGATAGTTGTTTGACTTATAAAAAGAATTTTCCAAACACCGAAATTATCTGCAAGGATATTACCAAGGTAGATAACGAAAAAATATTAAGCATTGTGGGCAAAGATGTTGACATTATTATTGGTGGCCCACCTTGTCAGGGATTCAGCGCATTAGGCAAACAACTAAAAAATGATCCTCGTAACAGATTGTGGAAAGAGTACTTACGAATAGTACGCCTCCTCTCTCCTAAAGTGTGGATTATGGAAAACGTACCTGAATTATTATCTTCTCAAGAATTTGAAGAGGTAAGAAAGGCCACATCTGAACTTGGTTATCACATAGAAACAAAGATTTTGAACGCGGCAAACTACGGTGTTCCACAGAGAAGACAAAGAGCTATTGTAATAGCAGCTAAAAAAACAGGCTTAAAACACCCATCCCCAACACACACTGATTCAAAAGGTCAAACTCTTTTTACCGATACCCAAAAACCTTGGGTCACAGTTAAAGAAGCTTTTGCAGGTTTACCTGGCAAGCCTGATGGTAAAAATTGGCACACCGAACGAAAGCCAACAGAGTTGTCTCAAAAAAGATATAAAGCTGTACCCTCTGGGGGCAATCGATTTGATTTACCAGATGAGCTTTTACCAGATTGTTGGCGTAACAAACCAACTGGCAGTACAGATGTGTTTGGCAGGTTGTGGTGGGACAAACCATCGTTAACTGTTAGAACTGAGTTCTATAAACCCGAAAAAGGAAGGTACTTACACCCAACAGAAGATCGACCCATTACTCTCCGAGAAGGAGCTCGACTGCAAACATTTCCTGACAACTTTGAATTTGTAGGGTCTCAAACTTCTGTGGGGAGACAAATAGGAAATGCTGTTCCATGCAACCTGGCCTACAACATAGCACTGACTGTAAAAGAATTCTTAGAAGCAAACTATTAG
- the lexA gene encoding repressor LexA: protein MPLSVKPLTNRQKEALDFINSFISTKGYSPSLKELAQFLKTENLSTAQYFVQELMKKGHLKRDPYKNRGIISVAQKQTVPMLGYIAAGTPIEPIEDSTPIQVPTNIKLNKNDSYYALKVKGDSMIDMGVLDNDIVLIKHQMTANVGDVVVGITENGATLKILGEKNGKKVLEPRNHRYDTIIPEQLEIRGVFVGLIRTE, encoded by the coding sequence ATGCCCTTATCCGTCAAGCCTCTTACAAACAGACAAAAAGAAGCCCTGGATTTCATAAACTCCTTCATCTCCACAAAGGGTTACTCTCCCTCTCTGAAAGAACTCGCCCAGTTTCTCAAAACTGAGAATCTCAGTACCGCTCAGTACTTTGTCCAGGAACTCATGAAAAAAGGCCACCTCAAACGTGATCCTTACAAAAATCGTGGTATTATTTCTGTCGCACAGAAACAAACAGTGCCTATGCTGGGATACATAGCAGCTGGAACACCAATAGAACCAATAGAAGATTCCACACCAATTCAGGTTCCCACAAATATCAAGTTAAACAAAAACGATTCATACTACGCTCTCAAAGTGAAGGGTGACAGTATGATTGATATGGGAGTTCTAGACAATGATATTGTCCTCATCAAACACCAAATGACTGCCAATGTTGGAGATGTTGTCGTAGGCATTACTGAAAACGGAGCTACTCTAAAAATTTTAGGTGAGAAAAATGGAAAGAAAGTTCTAGAGCCAAGAAACCACAGATATGACACAATTATTCCTGAGCAACTTGAAATTCGCGGAGTATTTGTAGGATTAATTAGAACAGAATAG
- a CDS encoding tRNA-specific adenosine deaminase: MQVKKDQDFMLLAIEQAKKAKETGDLPFGAVVVYKNNVIGSGKAEDKSTADVTAHAELNALREACRKLKTDNLEDCIIYCTNEPCVMCAAGIFQAGILRVVIGASRADLSHILRPRKLSIDDLVIDSGHKIEITRGVLKDKALELFADINNKS, from the coding sequence ATGCAAGTAAAGAAAGATCAAGATTTCATGCTTCTTGCTATAGAACAGGCAAAGAAGGCTAAGGAGACCGGAGATTTACCTTTTGGGGCAGTAGTTGTATACAAAAATAACGTTATTGGGAGTGGTAAAGCAGAAGACAAATCAACAGCAGATGTAACTGCCCATGCAGAGCTTAATGCGTTGCGTGAGGCTTGTAGAAAACTTAAAACAGATAATCTTGAAGATTGCATAATCTACTGTACTAATGAGCCCTGTGTTATGTGTGCAGCTGGAATTTTTCAGGCTGGAATACTCAGAGTTGTGATTGGAGCTTCCAGAGCTGATCTGTCACATATATTAAGACCCAGAAAATTAAGCATAGATGATTTGGTTATAGATTCAGGTCACAAGATAGAGATTACAAGAGGAGTTCTTAAAGATAAGGCGCTTGAGTTATTTGCAGATATAAATAATAAGTCATGA
- a CDS encoding YggT family protein: protein MFRSYQIIWYIVGVVEVVLAFRLLFKLLGANASSGFTSFIYAISAPLAGPFAGILGTTASSSSIIEWSTLITMAVYAVIAYGIIALFQLVKPTNPAEVSQAVDNQ, encoded by the coding sequence ATATTCCGAAGCTATCAGATTATCTGGTATATCGTGGGAGTAGTTGAAGTTGTTCTTGCCTTCAGATTATTGTTTAAGTTATTAGGAGCAAATGCGTCTAGTGGATTTACAAGTTTTATTTATGCGATCAGCGCGCCTCTTGCAGGTCCTTTTGCAGGAATACTTGGTACAACCGCTAGTTCTAGTTCAATTATTGAATGGTCAACGCTTATTACGATGGCTGTGTATGCAGTTATTGCCTATGGAATTATTGCGCTTTTCCAATTAGTAAAGCCAACAAATCCAGCGGAGGTATCACAAGCAGTTGATAATCAATAA
- a CDS encoding DUF3096 domain-containing protein — MNISTDNLSPLTSLVFGVLILMFPKFLNYFIAAYLIIVGVIGLGLIR; from the coding sequence ATGAATATTTCTACAGATAATTTAAGTCCGTTAACATCACTTGTGTTTGGTGTGCTTATTCTTATGTTTCCGAAATTTCTTAACTATTTCATTGCTGCATACCTGATTATTGTTGGAGTTATCGGACTGGGGTTAATTCGGTAA
- a CDS encoding xylulose 5-phosphate 3-epimerase has product MSTIEEQKKFKIWKDGYGVIKHQPITVKRIAQLLRLIKKKKIHGDRIDPLDLLISADRVTSAAMWLIVHQAYANTVHFDNSPLEQKEFKRKPQGHVGGSLNMAPGYLGYMLANALTGFTRGWVMEQGHAVAAIESVNLLLDNMSDAQNKRYNLSKIGLDNFLNDFYSYKLDKNGKQQSLLGSHVNPHTGGAIMEGGYLGFAQLQYAHMPLLDERLVAFLSDGAFEEQRGGDWTPRWWRNEDCGLVSPIMIYNGRRIDQRSTMSQEGGADWLKQHLLINSYDPIIIDGRDPAAFAWFIFESERRLTLSANQMNSYNDYPLPIPYGIAVAEKGAGFYNEGTNYAHSLPLATNPYTNNSAAAHFNAHAAKLFVPINELEKCVSYFKHHSKSNRCKEKDNPLANRDIKSKPVPIAHAVPIDTNKRYKLADLSVSTPMSAVDLGFISAVFANPTLRPRVGNPDEMRSNKMEKTLEKLEFRVTDPEGSVEESVLGKVITVLNEEAIAGAAFGNKGGINIIVTYEAFGVKILGEARQEIIFAKNQKACGRPARWLSVPLVLTSHTWENGKNELSHQDPTMSEALFAETCDISRVLFPADFNTCAALIRRVYKTHGQIWTMVVAKRKTPDFFTGQEAEQLADNGGIRLTWAEHEPEKAQIGFIAIGTYQLKEILKASEKLCKYKIPHTISYIIEPGRFRIPRSTDEKKHLVSAKIIGEIIPKHVKNLLFVTHTHPEPIVGALRECNELRHIDWVGFSNVGGTLDADSMLFVNGSSWAHILQKTAHCLNIAQEKLLSKEEIDALEHRRSPEGIIVHTSHI; this is encoded by the coding sequence ATGAGTACAATTGAGGAACAGAAAAAATTTAAAATCTGGAAAGATGGTTACGGAGTAATTAAACATCAACCGATTACCGTAAAACGTATTGCTCAATTGTTAAGGCTAATTAAAAAAAAGAAAATCCATGGCGACAGGATCGATCCTTTAGATCTGCTAATTAGCGCAGATAGAGTTACTTCTGCCGCAATGTGGCTTATTGTGCATCAAGCTTATGCAAACACAGTTCACTTTGACAATTCTCCATTAGAACAGAAAGAGTTTAAACGCAAACCGCAAGGACATGTTGGAGGTTCATTAAATATGGCTCCCGGGTATTTGGGATATATGCTCGCCAATGCCCTGACCGGATTTACACGTGGCTGGGTAATGGAACAAGGACACGCGGTTGCCGCGATTGAGAGTGTTAATCTTTTACTTGATAACATGAGTGATGCTCAAAATAAGCGGTATAACCTTTCAAAAATTGGATTGGATAATTTTTTAAACGATTTTTACTCATATAAGCTGGATAAAAATGGAAAACAGCAGTCTTTATTAGGTAGTCATGTTAATCCACATACTGGAGGAGCAATTATGGAAGGTGGATATTTGGGATTTGCCCAACTCCAATACGCTCATATGCCACTTTTAGATGAGAGGCTAGTTGCTTTTTTGTCTGATGGGGCTTTTGAGGAACAACGCGGGGGCGATTGGACTCCACGTTGGTGGCGGAATGAAGACTGTGGATTAGTTTCTCCAATTATGATCTACAACGGTCGCCGCATAGACCAAAGATCCACCATGTCTCAAGAAGGTGGAGCTGACTGGCTAAAACAACACCTTTTAATAAATAGCTATGATCCTATTATTATTGACGGACGCGATCCTGCCGCATTTGCCTGGTTTATCTTTGAAAGTGAGCGGAGGTTAACTTTGTCAGCCAACCAGATGAATAGTTATAATGATTATCCATTACCAATACCCTATGGAATAGCAGTTGCAGAAAAAGGCGCGGGTTTTTATAACGAAGGGACCAACTATGCGCACAGCCTTCCTCTTGCAACAAATCCTTATACAAATAACTCCGCCGCCGCCCATTTTAACGCGCATGCTGCCAAGTTATTTGTTCCAATTAACGAGCTTGAAAAATGTGTTTCTTACTTTAAACACCATAGTAAAAGTAACAGATGTAAGGAGAAAGATAATCCATTGGCAAATCGGGATATTAAATCAAAACCTGTTCCAATTGCTCATGCCGTACCTATAGATACAAATAAACGGTACAAATTAGCTGACCTATCTGTTTCAACGCCTATGTCTGCGGTTGATTTAGGGTTTATTTCTGCTGTTTTTGCCAATCCAACCTTAAGGCCAAGAGTTGGAAATCCTGATGAGATGAGATCAAATAAAATGGAAAAGACATTGGAAAAGTTAGAATTTCGTGTAACTGATCCTGAAGGAAGTGTTGAAGAGTCTGTTCTTGGAAAGGTTATTACAGTTTTAAATGAAGAAGCTATTGCTGGCGCGGCATTTGGTAACAAGGGGGGCATTAATATTATTGTTACGTATGAGGCTTTTGGAGTAAAAATTTTAGGGGAAGCCAGACAGGAGATAATTTTTGCTAAAAATCAGAAAGCATGCGGACGGCCCGCGAGGTGGCTTTCAGTTCCATTAGTTTTAACATCGCACACTTGGGAAAACGGCAAAAATGAATTATCACATCAGGATCCAACAATGTCTGAGGCGCTGTTTGCAGAAACTTGCGATATTTCTCGGGTACTATTTCCGGCAGATTTTAACACTTGCGCGGCATTGATAAGACGCGTATATAAAACCCATGGACAGATATGGACAATGGTTGTGGCAAAACGCAAAACTCCAGACTTTTTTACCGGGCAGGAAGCTGAACAATTGGCTGATAATGGGGGTATTCGGTTAACTTGGGCTGAACACGAGCCGGAAAAAGCTCAAATCGGATTTATAGCCATAGGTACTTACCAATTAAAGGAAATTCTTAAAGCAAGCGAGAAGCTTTGCAAATATAAAATTCCTCATACCATAAGTTATATTATTGAACCTGGACGATTTCGTATTCCGCGAAGCACAGATGAAAAGAAACATCTTGTAAGTGCTAAAATAATCGGAGAAATTATTCCAAAACATGTAAAAAATCTTTTGTTTGTTACTCATACTCATCCAGAACCTATTGTTGGCGCGCTTCGTGAGTGTAATGAGTTAAGGCATATTGACTGGGTGGGTTTTTCAAATGTCGGAGGAACACTTGATGCGGATTCAATGCTTTTTGTAAATGGATCTTCCTGGGCGCATATCTTGCAAAAAACCGCACATTGTTTAAATATAGCTCAAGAGAAACTGCTATCAAAAGAAGAAATTGACGCGCTTGAACATCGCCGTTCTCCTGAGGGGATTATTGTGCATACCTCTCACATATAG
- a CDS encoding acetate kinase, whose protein sequence is MHIVTLNPGSSTLKMALYVNGKKTAQKKLDHVSDFSVGVKKICEQLADFKIDAVGCRVVHGGSFSKPAIVNETTILELEKLNELAPLHNPPAITTIASAQKLFGKKTPVVAVFDTMFHQTLPNYVTKYALPKKWLEKYPIKRYGFHGLAHEYMHQRYCKLTGQSLATIITLQLGSGCSACAIKQGRSVDTTMGFTPLEGLVMRTRSGSIDPAIIEYITRKENITVSKVIQLLNTDSGLAGLTGTNGDMRQIQSDYKKNDPNAKIAFNLFAYTVKKQIGAYMAALNTTEAVVFGGGIGEHSPITRTRILSGLSPLNITIDVDKNSDVVNKEGEISAHGSNVKVYVIPVDESCIIHKYTKQVLEIK, encoded by the coding sequence GTGCATATTGTAACTTTAAATCCCGGTAGCTCCACATTAAAAATGGCTTTATATGTTAATGGTAAAAAAACCGCTCAAAAAAAATTAGATCATGTATCAGATTTTTCTGTCGGAGTAAAAAAGATATGTGAACAATTAGCAGATTTCAAGATAGATGCAGTTGGTTGTAGAGTTGTTCATGGAGGAAGTTTTTCTAAACCGGCTATAGTTAATGAAACTACCATACTCGAGCTTGAAAAACTTAACGAACTTGCGCCTTTGCACAATCCTCCGGCAATTACCACAATTGCCTCTGCGCAAAAACTTTTTGGCAAAAAAACTCCGGTAGTCGCTGTATTTGATACTATGTTTCACCAGACATTGCCAAATTATGTAACAAAATATGCATTGCCAAAAAAGTGGCTGGAAAAGTACCCAATCAAGCGATATGGTTTCCATGGGCTAGCGCATGAATATATGCACCAACGGTATTGTAAATTAACCGGGCAAAGCTTGGCAACAATTATTACACTCCAACTAGGGAGCGGTTGTTCGGCATGCGCGATTAAACAGGGCCGCTCGGTGGACACAACAATGGGGTTTACACCACTTGAAGGTCTTGTAATGAGGACCAGATCAGGAAGCATTGACCCGGCGATAATAGAATATATAACCAGAAAGGAAAATATTACTGTATCTAAAGTTATTCAACTGCTAAATACCGACTCAGGACTTGCCGGCTTAACAGGTACCAATGGCGATATGCGCCAGATCCAATCCGATTATAAGAAAAATGACCCAAATGCAAAAATCGCTTTTAACCTTTTCGCTTATACGGTAAAAAAACAGATTGGAGCGTATATGGCCGCATTAAATACTACAGAAGCAGTTGTGTTTGGGGGTGGAATTGGTGAGCATTCACCCATAACGCGCACCAGGATATTATCTGGTTTGTCGCCACTTAATATAACTATTGACGTTGACAAGAATAGTGATGTTGTAAACAAAGAGGGAGAGATTAGCGCACATGGATCAAATGTTAAAGTGTATGTAATTCCAGTTGATGAATCCTGTATAATACACAAATATACAAAACAAGTTTTGGAAATAAAATAG
- the typA gene encoding translational GTPase TypA — translation MKQKLDSKKIRNVAIIAHVDHGKTTLVDGLLKQAKVFAEYEAEMTQETILDSNDLERERGLTILSKNTAVYWNNHKINILDTPGHADFAGEVERVLSMVDGCVLLVDAAEGVLSQTKYVLSLAFKQGLKVIVLINKVDKKDQRAFEVLSQIETLFLELAIRDDQIDFPVIYAVGREGIAGLETKENPDNSLTIADSKNLAPLFEKIIDFVPHPKGEADGGFQMQITTLDSDLHKGIYAIGRVQRGVLKQNQPIVLMRNGKVVDTKRAEYIFTFNGLKKELIEETSVGDIVAIAGFSDVKIGDTVVSPDALDALPDLDIAEPTIQIDFLVSNSPFVGRDGKFVTSQQIKTRLEKELRTNVGLRLNASGGDSFTVSGRGELHLTILIEIMRREGYEFSVSRPQVIYKTIDGVLCEPWELATIEVPEEYSGVIITEMAARKAEMVDMKNSRNGIEFTYKVSTRHWIGARSELLQKTSGMSVVHTQFIGYEKKSADALNKRSGAVITTHGGQAIAYGLEKIQKRADTFVGPGEEVYVGMIVGLNSRYEDLNMNVTRGKKLTNMRASSSDDITKLAPPVKMSLEQCLIFLKQDELLEVTPKNLRLRKRSLVVKQ, via the coding sequence ATGAAACAAAAACTTGATAGTAAAAAAATACGAAACGTTGCTATTATTGCCCATGTTGATCACGGCAAAACAACATTAGTTGATGGCTTGTTAAAACAAGCAAAGGTTTTTGCGGAATATGAAGCTGAAATGACCCAAGAGACAATTCTAGACAGTAATGACCTCGAGAGAGAGCGTGGACTTACAATTTTATCTAAGAATACGGCAGTTTACTGGAACAATCATAAAATAAACATATTAGATACTCCAGGGCATGCGGATTTTGCAGGAGAGGTTGAGAGAGTTCTCTCCATGGTCGACGGATGCGTTCTTTTGGTGGATGCGGCAGAAGGTGTTCTTTCGCAAACGAAATATGTATTATCTCTGGCATTCAAGCAAGGATTGAAAGTTATTGTTCTTATTAATAAGGTTGATAAAAAAGATCAAAGAGCGTTTGAAGTATTAAGTCAGATAGAAACACTCTTTTTAGAACTAGCAATACGAGATGATCAAATAGATTTTCCTGTTATCTATGCAGTTGGTAGAGAAGGTATTGCTGGGTTGGAAACAAAGGAAAACCCAGATAACTCATTAACTATTGCTGATAGTAAGAATTTAGCCCCACTATTTGAGAAAATTATTGATTTTGTTCCTCACCCCAAGGGAGAGGCGGATGGAGGGTTTCAGATGCAGATAACAACTTTAGACAGTGATTTACATAAAGGTATTTACGCAATTGGAAGGGTACAAAGAGGAGTTCTAAAACAAAATCAACCGATTGTTCTCATGAGGAATGGAAAAGTTGTTGATACAAAAAGGGCTGAATATATATTTACATTTAACGGACTTAAAAAAGAACTAATCGAAGAAACATCAGTTGGTGATATAGTTGCGATTGCGGGGTTCTCGGATGTGAAAATAGGTGATACTGTTGTATCACCAGATGCACTTGATGCTTTACCAGACTTGGACATTGCTGAGCCAACCATACAGATTGACTTTTTAGTATCAAATTCACCTTTTGTGGGACGCGATGGTAAGTTTGTAACATCACAACAGATAAAAACCCGTTTGGAAAAAGAGCTTAGGACCAATGTTGGTTTGAGATTGAATGCTTCGGGAGGAGACAGTTTTACTGTGTCTGGAAGAGGTGAACTGCATTTGACTATACTGATAGAGATTATGCGACGCGAGGGTTATGAGTTTTCAGTTTCCCGTCCACAGGTGATATATAAAACTATAGATGGAGTTTTATGTGAGCCGTGGGAGTTGGCAACAATTGAGGTGCCAGAAGAGTATTCTGGAGTTATTATTACTGAGATGGCAGCAAGAAAGGCTGAGATGGTAGACATGAAGAATTCTAGAAATGGAATAGAGTTTACTTATAAAGTTTCTACGCGTCACTGGATAGGTGCCAGATCAGAGCTATTGCAAAAGACATCTGGTATGAGCGTGGTACATACGCAGTTTATTGGATATGAAAAAAAGAGCGCTGATGCATTAAATAAGCGAAGTGGCGCTGTTATTACAACTCATGGAGGACAAGCAATTGCCTATGGACTTGAGAAGATTCAGAAACGAGCTGACACATTTGTTGGCCCAGGTGAAGAGGTTTATGTTGGAATGATTGTTGGACTAAATTCCCGCTATGAAGATCTTAATATGAATGTAACTAGAGGTAAGAAGCTTACAAATATGCGTGCGTCTTCAAGTGACGATATTACTAAACTTGCTCCACCTGTCAAAATGTCACTTGAGCAATGCTTAATATTTCTGAAACAAGATGAGCTATTGGAAGTTACGCCAAAAAATCTTCGTCTGAGAAAAAGAAGTCTAGTAGTAAAACAGTAA
- a CDS encoding ATP-dependent helicase: MRNYSSSRSRGFHGSNRKSFGQSRPNRFGGKNKYSNKGSYINPLMFVKRALDEADVPYVPENTFADFPLDKALLNNIQSHGFNKPTAIQDQALLPVLEGKDLVGIANTGTGKTAVFLLPLLTKVAKDRSQRVLIVTPTRELAAQIQDEFNLFSKSMEIYSTLCIGGASLSTQARQLSRQPSFVIGTPGRIMDLQKRRKLNLTQYTNVVLDEVDRMLDMGFINDIKHIISFLPKERQSLFFSATLPEATKVVMQAFLRDPVIVSVKTGSTAKNVDQDIIKTRGKDKLEILHDLLNKEEFRRVLVFGRTKWGVNKLETNLIKRGFKAIAIHGNKSQSQRLRAINKLKNNEVQVLLATDVASRGIDIDDITHVINYDVPGTYDDYVHRIGRTGRAGKKGIALTFID; the protein is encoded by the coding sequence ATGAGAAATTATAGTAGCAGCCGTTCTCGTGGTTTTCACGGGAGTAATAGAAAATCGTTCGGTCAATCCAGACCGAATAGGTTTGGTGGAAAAAATAAATACAGTAATAAGGGTAGTTATATCAATCCATTAATGTTCGTTAAGAGAGCTCTTGACGAAGCTGATGTGCCATATGTACCTGAGAATACTTTTGCAGATTTTCCATTGGATAAGGCTTTATTAAATAATATACAGTCTCATGGCTTTAATAAGCCTACAGCGATTCAAGACCAAGCACTTCTTCCAGTATTGGAAGGAAAAGATCTAGTTGGTATTGCAAATACAGGCACAGGGAAAACTGCAGTTTTCTTACTCCCCTTGCTTACAAAAGTAGCTAAAGACCGTAGCCAAAGAGTTTTAATTGTAACGCCTACTCGTGAACTAGCTGCGCAGATTCAGGATGAGTTTAACCTGTTTAGTAAAAGTATGGAAATTTACTCAACTCTTTGTATTGGAGGAGCTTCATTAAGTACGCAAGCGCGCCAACTATCCCGTCAGCCTAGTTTTGTAATAGGTACTCCTGGAAGAATTATGGATTTACAGAAACGCCGAAAGTTAAACTTAACCCAGTACACTAATGTTGTTCTTGATGAAGTTGATCGAATGCTTGATATGGGATTTATTAACGATATTAAACACATAATTTCCTTTTTACCAAAAGAACGCCAATCGTTATTTTTCTCAGCAACACTACCAGAAGCAACTAAAGTAGTGATGCAGGCTTTTTTGAGAGATCCAGTTATAGTATCGGTAAAAACTGGTTCAACTGCTAAAAATGTTGACCAAGATATTATTAAAACTCGTGGCAAGGATAAACTTGAAATTCTTCATGATCTTCTGAATAAAGAAGAATTCCGCAGAGTTCTAGTTTTTGGTAGAACTAAATGGGGAGTGAATAAGCTTGAAACCAATCTTATTAAGAGAGGTTTTAAGGCTATAGCAATTCATGGTAATAAGAGTCAGTCCCAGAGACTGCGCGCTATCAATAAGCTTAAGAATAATGAAGTGCAGGTCTTGCTAGCAACGGACGTAGCGTCTCGAGGCATAGATATAGATGATATAACTCATGTTATTAATTATGATGTACCAGGAACTTATGATGACTACGTGCATCGTATAGGTCGCACAGGCCGAGCTGGTAAAAAAGGCATAGCCTTAACCTTTATTGATTAA